From Ipomoea triloba cultivar NCNSP0323 chromosome 5, ASM357664v1, the proteins below share one genomic window:
- the LOC116019076 gene encoding proteasome subunit alpha type-6 has product MSRGSGGGYDRHITIFSPEGRLFQVEYAFKAVKAAGITSIGVRGKDSVCVVTQKKVPDKLLDQTSVTHLFPVTKYLGLLATGITADARTLVQQARNEAAEFRFRYGYEMPVDVLARWIADKSQVYTQHAYMRPLGVVAMVLGIDEEKGPQLFKCDPAGHFFGHKATSAGVKEQEAINFLEKKMKNDPAFSYEETVQTAISALQSVLQEDFKASEIEVGVVRQEDPSFRVLSTEEIDEHLTAISERD; this is encoded by the exons atgagTAGAGGAAGCGGCGGCGGCTATGATCGGCATATTACGATCTTCTCGCCGGAAGGACGTCTCTTTCAAGTCG AATACGCGTTTAAGGCTGTGAAGGCCGCTGGAATCACCTCCATTGGCGTCCGAGGAAAAGACTCTGTATGTGTGGTTACTCAGAAGAAAGTCCCG GACAAGCTATTGGATCAGACAAGTGTAACCCATCTGTTTCCGGTAACCAAGTATCTTGGATTGTTGGCTACTGGAATAACAG CTGATGCTAGGACCTTGGTCCAACAGGCTAGGAATGAAGCTGCTGAGTTCCGCTTTAGATATGGATATGAAATGCCAGTGGATGTGCTGGCCAGATG GATTGCAGACAAATCACAGGTCTATACCCAGCATGCTTATATGAGACCACTTGGAGTAG TTGCAATGGTTCTGGGAATAGATGAGGAGAAAGGCCCTCAGCTCTTCAAGTGTGATCCTGCAGGTCATTTTTTTGGTCACAAG GCAACTAGTGCTGGAGTAAAAGAACAAGAGGCAATCAACTTTCttgagaagaaaatgaaaaatgaccCTGCTTTCAGTTATGAAGAAACTGTACAG ACTGCAATCTCTGCTCTCCAATCTGTTCTACAAGAAGATTTCAAGGCCAGTGAGATTGAG GTTGGCGTTGTGAGGCAAGAAGATCCATCCTTTAGAGTGTTATCCACTGAGGAGATTGATGAGCATTTGACAGCCATCAGCGAGCGTGACTAA